The following proteins come from a genomic window of Bacteroidales bacterium:
- a CDS encoding TAXI family TRAP transporter solute-binding subunit: MRRLFLKKRILKIFSVFLIIFVLAAFNSMTKENKIKFVIGSASPGSTGYIHWEACAYLANKYSPNLESSSISTAGSTEDVILLDQGKIQLGHGTSLDIVSAWAGKNPFKNKMHPWQVLPWTYWAQPMVTLAESDLETYYDLEGKSVSLIRKGSGTESMYSVIMEEYGLLDKIRKNYLSFKDSKNALLDGLIVAFPSNFSGGKEPPILAELAQQKPYKLLKLDLEVMKRVNDRNKGILTINLPKESYEGLNEDILVPGLGGIGLSTADVSDEAIYEFVKAVLEHTDELHSISAVSSATTLEYAISGFMTGYPVHPGAAKFFKEKGLWREDLTIGER; the protein is encoded by the coding sequence TCTGTATTTTTAATAATATTTGTATTGGCTGCATTTAACTCAATGACCAAAGAAAATAAAATTAAATTTGTTATTGGTTCCGCTTCTCCCGGAAGTACTGGATATATTCATTGGGAAGCATGTGCATATCTTGCAAATAAATATTCTCCAAATTTGGAAAGTTCTTCAATTTCCACTGCTGGTAGCACTGAAGATGTAATACTTCTTGACCAAGGCAAAATTCAACTTGGACATGGTACTAGTTTAGATATAGTATCTGCTTGGGCAGGAAAAAACCCTTTTAAGAATAAAATGCATCCATGGCAAGTATTACCTTGGACCTATTGGGCACAGCCAATGGTAACTTTAGCTGAGTCTGATTTAGAAACATATTATGATTTAGAAGGTAAATCAGTATCATTAATAAGAAAAGGATCCGGAACTGAATCAATGTATAGTGTTATAATGGAAGAATATGGGCTATTAGATAAAATTAGGAAAAATTATCTATCTTTCAAGGATTCGAAAAATGCATTGTTAGATGGCCTTATAGTTGCTTTCCCGAGTAATTTTTCTGGAGGAAAGGAACCCCCAATATTGGCTGAATTAGCACAACAAAAACCATATAAATTGTTAAAATTAGACTTAGAAGTTATGAAAAGGGTTAATGATAGAAACAAAGGTATTCTTACTATTAATCTTCCGAAAGAAAGCTATGAAGGTTTGAATGAAGATATACTTGTACCAGGGCTAGGGGGAATTGGCCTTTCTACTGCAGACGTTTCAGATGAAGCAATATACGAATTTGTAAAAGCAGTTTTAGAACATACTGATGAATTGCATTCGATTAGTGCAGTTTCTAGTGCTACAACACTAGAATATGCTATTAGCGGGTTTATGACAGGGTATCCAGTTCATCCAGGAGCTGCTAAATTTTTTAAAGAGAAGGGACTTTGGAGAGAGGATTTAACAATAGGAGAACGTTAA